Proteins co-encoded in one Acinetobacter lwoffii genomic window:
- a CDS encoding CYTH and CHAD domain-containing protein, translating to MAEIELKFQIPPQSRVQFEQDIQKLQPTRHRLCARYFDTEAQQLQQHQIALRQRLEDQQWIQTLKAATEQQFERFELEHELKSPPEHCDFQLYRKHKPAKKILKQALGDLETPLILQFETDVVRYVLTESHLDSKIEIAFDVGEIRHNDQAIDIYEVEFELKSGQLSELIDFIQPWVQRYALWLDTRSKSERGYALLHDEESLPVQHQLPLVLEQKDQISTILQKIVANCLAHLFPNATAIAAENYNSDHVHQARVAIRRLRSAFKIFQSVTEHVQPEWPEQLRDIFQQLGSTRDRDALAESLIPQLEKAGSPLLKLPPHRQKQPDISALFRSPATVELMLQLFSFSQENTEGKAKSSHKILCKGLSKLHQQICQDAENYQELDIESRHRTRKRVKRLRYNVEFLQSLFPEKEVKAYLKALKPLQESLGHYNDLFVADELFRPYVKQQAKAWFVLGWISAEQQRLSNEAAERLQQFAENTKPFW from the coding sequence AATTTGAACAGGACATTCAGAAACTTCAGCCGACTCGGCATCGTCTGTGTGCACGCTACTTTGATACTGAAGCGCAACAATTACAACAACATCAGATTGCCCTGCGGCAACGTCTGGAAGACCAGCAATGGATTCAAACCCTGAAAGCAGCGACTGAACAACAATTTGAACGTTTTGAACTTGAGCATGAATTAAAAAGTCCTCCGGAACATTGTGATTTTCAGTTATATCGCAAACATAAACCGGCCAAAAAAATCCTGAAACAGGCGCTCGGTGATTTGGAGACACCTCTTATTCTGCAATTTGAAACTGATGTCGTACGGTATGTACTCACAGAAAGTCATCTGGACAGTAAGATTGAAATTGCCTTTGATGTCGGAGAAATTCGACACAATGATCAAGCCATCGATATTTATGAAGTCGAATTTGAGCTTAAATCCGGCCAGCTGAGTGAATTGATTGATTTCATTCAGCCCTGGGTTCAGCGTTATGCTTTGTGGCTGGATACACGGAGCAAATCGGAACGCGGTTATGCCTTATTACATGATGAAGAGAGTCTGCCAGTTCAGCATCAGCTTCCCTTAGTGCTTGAACAGAAAGATCAGATCAGTACGATTTTACAAAAAATTGTCGCCAACTGTCTGGCTCATCTTTTCCCCAATGCGACGGCGATTGCTGCCGAAAACTATAATAGTGATCATGTGCATCAGGCACGTGTTGCGATTCGACGTTTGCGCAGTGCTTTTAAAATTTTTCAGTCCGTAACTGAACATGTGCAGCCAGAATGGCCGGAACAGCTACGGGATATTTTTCAGCAACTCGGTTCTACCCGAGATCGCGATGCCCTGGCAGAAAGCCTGATTCCACAACTGGAAAAAGCAGGTTCACCCTTACTGAAATTACCACCACACCGACAAAAACAACCAGATATCAGTGCGCTGTTCAGAAGTCCTGCCACAGTAGAATTAATGCTGCAACTATTCAGCTTTAGCCAAGAAAATACAGAGGGTAAAGCCAAGTCTTCGCATAAAATTTTGTGTAAAGGCCTGAGCAAGCTGCATCAGCAAATCTGTCAGGATGCCGAGAACTATCAAGAACTGGATATTGAATCCCGGCATCGCACACGCAAACGGGTCAAACGCTTACGCTATAACGTAGAATTCTTGCAAAGCTTATTTCCTGAAAAAGAGGTTAAAGCCTATCTAAAAGCCTTAAAACCCTTGCAGGAAAGTCTCGGGCATTATAATGACCTATTTGTAGCAGACGAATTATTTAGACCTTATGTCAAACAACAGGCCAAGGCCTGGTTTGTGCTAGGCTGGATAAGTGCGGAACAGCAGCGTTTGTCGAACGAAGCAGCAGAGCGTTTACAGCAGTTTGCAGAAAATACCAAGCCCTTCTGGTAA
- a CDS encoding DUF3144 domain-containing protein, whose protein sequence is MVQKIEATDVTEEEALNAAFFERADEFIQQANEFCRVEKGSQEKPSDKRGQVSAAMLFGTARFNTWVAANNFKDGNEMRDAKDQVMSYILQQFQMMLEDNYDEYCEQFENYLRFRHNEEFHANKHNHDHKHDHKHDH, encoded by the coding sequence ATGGTTCAAAAGATTGAAGCAACCGATGTAACCGAAGAAGAAGCGTTAAATGCGGCATTCTTTGAACGTGCTGATGAATTTATTCAACAAGCCAACGAGTTTTGTCGCGTAGAAAAAGGCTCACAGGAAAAACCGAGCGATAAGCGCGGTCAAGTCAGTGCGGCGATGTTATTTGGTACTGCCCGTTTCAATACCTGGGTGGCAGCGAATAACTTTAAAGATGGGAATGAAATGCGCGATGCCAAAGATCAGGTCATGTCTTATATCTTGCAGCAATTTCAAATGATGCTGGAAGATAACTATGATGAATACTGTGAACAGTTCGAAAACTATTTACGTTTCCGTCACAATGAAGAGTTTCATGCCAACAAGCATAACCATGATCACAAGCATGATCACAAGCATGATCATTGA